One window of the Mycobacterium haemophilum DSM 44634 genome contains the following:
- a CDS encoding DUF1697 domain-containing protein has protein sequence MAQFAAFLRGVNVGGVNLKMAEVATALTTAGFAQVRTILASGNVLLQSSLGVAAVRKKAEAALRQQFGYQAWVLVYDIDTVRTIFEAYPFEREVDGYQSYVTFVADEAALHELAALADNNTSPDQKISRGDGVIYWQVPKGSTLDSTIGKTMGNPRYKSSTTTRNLRTLAKVLQARPG, from the coding sequence ATGGCCCAGTTCGCGGCATTCCTTCGCGGTGTCAACGTCGGCGGCGTCAATCTGAAAATGGCCGAGGTGGCCACCGCGCTGACGACCGCCGGATTTGCCCAGGTGCGCACCATCCTGGCCAGCGGCAACGTGCTGCTGCAGTCGTCTCTCGGTGTTGCCGCGGTGCGAAAGAAGGCCGAAGCCGCGTTGCGCCAGCAGTTCGGTTACCAAGCCTGGGTGTTGGTCTACGACATCGATACCGTGCGGACCATTTTCGAGGCTTACCCTTTCGAGCGCGAGGTCGACGGGTATCAGTCCTACGTCACGTTCGTCGCCGACGAAGCGGCGCTCCATGAGTTAGCCGCACTCGCCGACAACAATACGAGCCCGGACCAGAAAATTAGCCGCGGTGACGGCGTCATCTACTGGCAGGTCCCCAAGGGCAGCACCCTGGACAGCACCATCGGCAAGACGATGGGCAACCCGCGTTACAAGTCGTCGACCACGACTCGTAATCTGCGCACGCTAGCTAAAGTGTTGCAGGCCAGGCCGGGCTAG
- a CDS encoding GntR family transcriptional regulator: MELRDWLRVDVKAGKPLFDQLRNQVIDGVRAGALPPGTRLPTVRDLAGQLGVAANTVARAYRELESAAIVETRGRFGTFISRFDPTDAAMAAAAREYIEVARALGLAKSDAIRYLTNVPDD; the protein is encoded by the coding sequence GTGGAGCTGCGGGACTGGTTGCGGGTCGACGTGAAGGCGGGCAAACCGTTATTCGACCAGCTCAGAAACCAGGTGATCGACGGAGTCCGGGCTGGTGCATTGCCGCCCGGCACCCGCCTGCCGACGGTGCGTGACCTGGCCGGTCAGCTCGGCGTCGCGGCCAACACCGTGGCCCGTGCCTACCGTGAGCTGGAGTCGGCGGCGATCGTTGAAACTCGGGGGCGTTTCGGCACGTTCATTTCCCGCTTCGATCCGACCGACGCTGCGATGGCGGCTGCTGCCCGCGAATATATCGAAGTGGCCCGAGCTCTGGGACTGGCCAAGTCCGACGCCATCCGCTATCTCACCAACGTGCCCGATGACTGA
- a CDS encoding NAD-dependent deacylase, protein MRVAVLSGAGISAESGVPTFRDDKNGLWARFDPYELSSTQGWQRNPERVWGWYLWRHYLVANVEPNDGHRAIAAWQEQIEVSVITQNVDDLHERAGSTPVHHLHGSLFEFRCARCSVAYTGALPEMPEPALEVDPPVCHCGGLVRPDIVWFGEPLPDEPWRRAVEAAETADVMVVVGTSAIVFPAAGLPELALSRGAVVIEVNPEPTPLTKNATISIRETASQALPGLLQRLPALLK, encoded by the coding sequence ATGCGAGTGGCGGTGCTGAGCGGCGCGGGGATCTCCGCGGAGAGCGGCGTGCCGACATTCCGCGACGACAAGAATGGATTGTGGGCACGCTTCGACCCTTACGAGCTGTCCAGCACACAAGGCTGGCAGCGCAACCCCGAACGGGTCTGGGGGTGGTATTTGTGGCGGCACTACCTCGTGGCCAACGTCGAACCCAATGACGGGCACCGCGCTATCGCCGCCTGGCAGGAGCAGATCGAGGTCAGCGTTATCACGCAAAACGTGGACGATTTGCACGAGCGCGCCGGCAGCACGCCGGTGCACCACCTGCACGGCAGCCTTTTCGAATTCCGTTGTGCGCGATGCAGTGTGGCCTACACCGGTGCGCTGCCCGAGATGCCCGAACCCGCACTGGAGGTGGACCCGCCGGTCTGTCACTGCGGCGGTCTGGTCCGGCCCGACATCGTGTGGTTCGGTGAGCCGTTACCCGATGAGCCGTGGCGACGCGCGGTGGAGGCAGCCGAAACCGCCGACGTCATGGTGGTGGTGGGGACATCGGCGATCGTCTTCCCGGCGGCCGGGCTACCCGAGCTGGCGCTGTCGCGTGGCGCGGTCGTGATCGAAGTCAATCCCGAGCCCACACCGCTTACCAAGAACGCCACGATCAGCATTCGCGAAACAGCGAGTCAGGCACTGCCAGGGCTGCTGCAGCGGCTGCCCGCCCTGTTGAAGTAG
- a CDS encoding HhH-GPD-type base excision DNA repair protein, which produces MPKLQLVQDPAADALLGANPFALLVGMLLDQQVPMETAFAGPKKIADRMGGFDARDIADHDPDKFAALCSEKPAIHRFPGSMAKRIQALAQIIVDRYDGDAAALWTAGEPDGSELLRRLTGLPGFGEQKAQIFLALLGKQYGVTPKGWRAAAGEFGQPGTHISVADIVDARSLGQVRSHKKQMKASATGKAKGKAAT; this is translated from the coding sequence GTGCCGAAACTGCAGCTTGTCCAAGATCCGGCCGCCGACGCGTTGCTGGGCGCCAACCCCTTCGCGTTGCTGGTCGGGATGCTGCTCGATCAGCAAGTGCCGATGGAAACCGCCTTCGCGGGACCCAAGAAGATCGCGGATCGGATGGGCGGTTTCGACGCCCGCGACATCGCCGACCATGACCCGGACAAGTTCGCCGCGCTGTGTTCAGAAAAACCTGCAATACATCGGTTTCCAGGATCAATGGCCAAGCGTATCCAGGCCCTCGCGCAGATCATCGTGGACCGCTACGACGGCGATGCGGCCGCTTTGTGGACGGCCGGTGAACCCGATGGAAGCGAGCTGCTACGGCGGCTCACGGGGCTACCCGGCTTTGGTGAACAGAAAGCGCAGATCTTTCTGGCGTTGCTTGGCAAGCAGTACGGCGTGACGCCGAAAGGCTGGCGGGCGGCGGCCGGAGAGTTCGGCCAGCCCGGTACGCATATATCTGTCGCCGATATCGTCGACGCCCGTTCGCTCGGTCAGGTGCGATCGCATAAGAAGCAGATGAAAGCATCTGCGACTGGGAAAGCGAAGGGAAAGGCGGCAACGTGA
- a CDS encoding PPOX class F420-dependent oxidoreductase yields MGRQVFDDKLLAVISGNSIGVLATIKRDGRPQLSNVQYHFDPRDVAVRVSITEPRAKTRNLRRDPRASILVDADDGWSYAVAEGTAALTPPAAAPDDDTVEALIALYRNIAGEHPDWDEYRQAMVTDRRVLLTLPISHIYGLPPGMR; encoded by the coding sequence ATGGGACGCCAAGTCTTCGACGACAAGCTGCTGGCCGTGATCAGTGGGAACTCCATCGGGGTGCTGGCCACCATCAAACGCGACGGGCGTCCCCAGCTGTCGAACGTGCAGTATCACTTCGACCCGCGTGACGTGGCGGTTCGGGTCTCGATCACCGAGCCGCGGGCCAAGACGCGTAACCTGCGTCGGGACCCACGGGCTTCGATCCTGGTCGACGCCGACGACGGATGGTCCTATGCCGTCGCGGAGGGCACGGCGGCGCTGACCCCGCCCGCTGCCGCACCCGATGATGACACCGTCGAGGCGTTGATTGCCTTATATCGCAACATCGCCGGTGAACATCCGGACTGGGACGAATACCGGCAGGCGATGGTGACCGATCGGCGGGTGTTGCTGACGCTGCCGATCTCGCACATATACGGTCTGCCCCCAGGAATGCGGTAG
- a CDS encoding DUF5302 domain-containing protein, giving the protein MAESNSPQDTKSSESSGSSGSDDDTKRKFREALDRKMTKSSSGSDHKDGGGKRSRAHGPVENRREFRRKSG; this is encoded by the coding sequence ATGGCTGAATCGAACTCTCCGCAAGATACAAAGTCTTCTGAGTCTTCGGGGTCTTCCGGGTCAGACGACGACACCAAGCGCAAGTTCCGTGAAGCCCTCGACCGTAAGATGACGAAATCGTCAAGCGGATCCGATCACAAGGACGGCGGCGGCAAGCGGTCGCGGGCTCATGGTCCGGTGGAGAACCGTCGGGAATTCCGGCGCAAGAGCGGCTAA
- a CDS encoding (deoxy)nucleoside triphosphate pyrophosphohydrolase, with protein sequence MSNQIVVAGAIICGGAVLVAQRVRPPELAGRWELPGGKVAAGETEPAALARELAEELGLEVTDVAIGDRLGGDIAVNDTTLRAYRVRLIRGEPHPRDHRALRWVTAAELGDVDWVPADRGWLFDLSRVL encoded by the coding sequence ATGTCGAACCAGATCGTTGTTGCCGGGGCGATCATCTGCGGCGGGGCGGTGTTGGTGGCCCAGCGGGTGCGGCCGCCGGAGCTGGCGGGCCGCTGGGAACTGCCTGGCGGTAAGGTCGCGGCCGGCGAAACCGAGCCTGCGGCGTTGGCTCGCGAGCTGGCCGAGGAGCTGGGCCTTGAGGTCACCGACGTCGCGATAGGTGACCGGCTAGGTGGCGACATTGCGGTGAATGACACGACGCTGCGGGCCTATCGTGTGCGTCTGATTCGCGGCGAACCGCACCCGCGGGACCACCGCGCATTGCGGTGGGTGACGGCGGCGGAACTGGGCGATGTGGACTGGGTGCCGGCCGATCGGGGCTGGCTATTCGACTTGTCTCGGGTCCTTTGA
- a CDS encoding 4a-hydroxytetrahydrobiopterin dehydratase produces the protein MAVLTDEQVDAALPDLNGWKRADGALRRSIKFPTFLAGIDAVRRVAEHAETKDHHPDIDIRWRTVTFALVTHSAGGITNNDIAMAHDIDGIIGN, from the coding sequence ATGGCTGTGTTAACGGATGAGCAAGTAGACGCGGCACTGCCCGACCTCAACGGCTGGAAACGTGCCGACGGCGCACTGCGCCGGTCGATCAAATTTCCGACGTTTCTCGCCGGCATCGACGCCGTGCGCCGGGTGGCCGAGCACGCCGAAACCAAGGATCATCATCCAGATATCGATATCCGTTGGCGGACAGTAACTTTCGCTCTAGTGACACATTCTGCCGGCGGTATCACCAACAATGACATCGCGATGGCGCACGATATCGACGGGATTATCGGAAACTAG
- a CDS encoding nitrate reductase subunit alpha: protein MTVTPHVGGRLEELLERSGRFFTPGEFSADLRTVTRRGGREGDVFYRDRWSHDKVVRSTHGVNCTGSCSWKIYVKDGIITWETQQTDYPSVGPDRPEYEPRGCPRGASFSWYSYSPTRVRYPYARGVLVEMFRDAKARLKDPVLAWADIQADPERRRRYQQARGKGGLVRVSWAEASELIAAAHVHTIKTYGPDRVAGFSPIPAMSMVSHAAGSRFVELIGGVMTSFYDWYADLPVASPQVFGDQTDVPESGDWWDASYLVMWGSNVPITRTPDAHWMAEARYRGAKVVVVSPDYADNTKFADEWMRCAAGTDAALAMAMGHVILSEYYVNKQVPFFVDYVRRYTDLPFLIKLEKRDDSLVPGKFLTAADIGEEVENSAFKPVLLDEVTDTIVVPQGSLGFRFGEDGVGKWNLDLGPVVPALSVTGTDETELVDLPSFDTVDGHGESVSRGVPVRRVGKHLVCTVLDLMLAHYGVARPGLPGEWPTGYGDPTQQNTPAWQEPITGVPAAQAIRIAKEFACNAAESGGRSMVIMGGGICHWFHSDVIYRSVLTLLLLTGSMGRNGGGWAHYVGQEKVRPLTGWQTMANATDWVRPPRQVPGASYWYAHTGQWRYDAFGADKLASPVGRGRFTGKHTMDLLTSATAMGWSPFYPQFDRSSLDVADEAQAVGRDVADYVTEQLAQRKLKLAITDPDNPVNWPRVLTVWRANLIGSSGKGGEYFLRHLLGTDSNVQAQPPADGVHPQDVVWDSEIPEGKLDLMMSIDFRMTSTTLVSDVVLPAATWYEKNDLSSTDMHPYVHAFTPAIDPPWETRSDFDAFATIARAFSAMAKRHLGTRRDVVLTALLHDTPDAMAYPDGTERDWLHTGQVPVPGKTMSKLTVVERDYAATYDKWVTLGPLIDQFGMTVKGYTVHPFREISELAAKFGVMNSGAAAGRPAITTAARMADVILALSGTCNGRLAVEGFLELEKRTGQRLAQLAEGSEERRITYADTQARPVPVVTSPEWSGSETGGRRYAPFTINIEHLKPFHTLTGRMHFYLAHDWIEELGEQLPVYRPPLDMARLYDQPQLGPSDDGIGLTVRYLTPHSKWSFHSTYQDNLYMLSLSRGGPTMWMSPSDAAKIKVRDNDWVEAVNANGIYVCRAVISHRMPDGVVFVYHVAERTIDTPRTETNNKRGGNNNALTRVRIKPSHLAGGYGQHAFGFNYLGPTGNQRDEVTVVRRRSQEVTY, encoded by the coding sequence TTGACTGTCACACCGCACGTTGGTGGAAGGCTCGAAGAACTCCTGGAACGCAGCGGGCGCTTCTTTACCCCCGGTGAGTTCTCCGCCGATCTGCGCACCGTCACTCGGCGCGGTGGCCGTGAAGGTGACGTGTTTTACCGCGACCGGTGGAGTCACGACAAAGTGGTCCGGTCCACCCACGGGGTCAACTGCACCGGATCGTGCTCGTGGAAGATCTACGTCAAGGACGGGATCATCACCTGGGAAACCCAGCAGACCGACTATCCGTCTGTGGGTCCAGACCGGCCTGAATACGAGCCGCGTGGCTGCCCCCGCGGTGCGTCGTTCTCCTGGTATAGCTACTCGCCCACCCGGGTGCGCTACCCGTATGCCCGCGGCGTGCTGGTCGAGATGTTCCGTGACGCCAAAGCCCGGCTCAAAGACCCGGTGCTGGCATGGGCCGACATCCAAGCCGATCCCGAGCGCCGTCGCCGCTATCAGCAGGCCCGGGGTAAGGGCGGGCTGGTTCGGGTGAGCTGGGCCGAGGCCAGCGAGCTGATCGCCGCGGCCCACGTGCACACCATCAAGACCTACGGCCCGGACCGGGTCGCTGGATTCTCGCCGATCCCGGCGATGTCGATGGTCAGCCATGCCGCGGGGTCGCGGTTCGTTGAGCTGATCGGCGGCGTGATGACGTCGTTCTACGACTGGTACGCCGACCTGCCGGTGGCCTCGCCGCAGGTGTTCGGCGACCAGACCGACGTTCCCGAATCCGGAGATTGGTGGGACGCTTCGTATTTGGTCATGTGGGGCTCCAACGTCCCGATCACTCGGACGCCCGACGCGCACTGGATGGCTGAAGCCCGCTACCGCGGCGCCAAAGTCGTTGTGGTCAGCCCGGATTACGCCGACAATACCAAGTTCGCCGACGAGTGGATGCGGTGCGCTGCTGGTACAGATGCGGCGTTGGCCATGGCAATGGGCCACGTGATCCTATCGGAATACTATGTAAACAAACAGGTTCCGTTCTTCGTTGACTATGTTCGCCGCTACACCGACCTGCCGTTCTTGATCAAGTTGGAAAAGCGCGATGACTCGTTGGTACCTGGAAAGTTTTTGACCGCGGCCGACATCGGTGAGGAAGTCGAGAACTCGGCATTCAAACCGGTATTGCTAGATGAGGTTACCGACACCATCGTGGTACCGCAGGGCTCACTGGGATTTCGCTTCGGCGAGGACGGTGTCGGGAAGTGGAACCTGGACCTAGGTCCGGTGGTACCCGCGCTGAGTGTGACCGGCACGGATGAAACCGAACTGGTTGACCTGCCCAGCTTCGACACCGTCGACGGTCATGGTGAGTCCGTGTCACGTGGCGTGCCGGTGCGTCGGGTCGGTAAGCATCTGGTGTGCACGGTGCTCGATCTCATGCTGGCTCATTACGGGGTGGCGCGCCCGGGATTACCCGGCGAGTGGCCCACCGGTTACGGTGATCCCACCCAGCAGAACACCCCAGCCTGGCAGGAACCCATCACTGGGGTCCCGGCCGCGCAGGCCATCCGGATCGCTAAGGAATTCGCCTGCAACGCAGCCGAATCCGGCGGGCGATCCATGGTCATCATGGGTGGCGGCATCTGCCACTGGTTTCACAGCGACGTCATCTACCGCTCGGTGCTGACGCTGCTGCTGTTGACCGGCTCGATGGGACGCAACGGCGGCGGATGGGCCCACTACGTCGGTCAGGAGAAGGTGCGTCCGCTGACTGGATGGCAGACCATGGCCAATGCCACCGACTGGGTGCGGCCACCGCGGCAGGTACCTGGCGCCTCGTACTGGTATGCGCACACCGGCCAGTGGCGTTACGACGCTTTCGGCGCCGATAAGCTGGCCAGCCCGGTGGGCCGCGGCAGGTTCACCGGAAAGCACACGATGGATCTGCTCACCTCGGCGACGGCGATGGGCTGGAGCCCGTTCTATCCGCAGTTCGACCGCTCCAGTCTTGACGTCGCCGACGAGGCACAGGCCGTGGGGCGTGATGTCGCCGACTACGTCACCGAACAACTCGCCCAGCGCAAACTCAAGCTCGCGATCACCGATCCCGACAACCCGGTGAACTGGCCGCGGGTGCTCACCGTCTGGCGGGCCAACTTGATCGGCTCGTCAGGCAAAGGCGGCGAGTATTTTCTGCGGCACCTGCTGGGCACCGACTCCAACGTGCAAGCGCAACCCCCGGCCGACGGCGTCCACCCGCAGGACGTGGTGTGGGACTCCGAGATTCCGGAGGGCAAGCTCGACCTGATGATGTCGATCGACTTCCGGATGACGTCGACGACGTTGGTGTCCGACGTGGTACTGCCCGCCGCGACCTGGTACGAGAAGAACGACCTGTCCAGCACCGACATGCACCCCTACGTGCACGCGTTCACCCCGGCGATTGACCCGCCGTGGGAAACCCGTTCGGACTTCGACGCATTCGCTACCATCGCCCGTGCTTTCAGCGCGATGGCCAAGCGTCATCTTGGTACTCGTCGCGATGTCGTGCTGACCGCGCTGTTGCATGACACCCCGGACGCGATGGCGTATCCGGATGGCACCGAACGCGATTGGCTGCATACCGGACAGGTGCCAGTGCCAGGAAAAACGATGAGCAAGCTTACCGTCGTGGAGCGTGACTATGCCGCGACTTACGACAAGTGGGTGACGTTGGGACCGCTCATCGACCAGTTCGGGATGACCGTCAAGGGCTACACCGTCCATCCCTTCCGTGAGATCAGCGAATTGGCCGCCAAGTTCGGAGTGATGAATTCCGGTGCGGCCGCTGGTCGTCCGGCGATCACCACGGCCGCGCGGATGGCGGACGTGATACTGGCCTTGTCCGGGACGTGTAACGGCCGACTGGCCGTCGAGGGCTTTCTGGAACTCGAGAAGCGCACCGGGCAGCGGCTGGCTCAGCTGGCCGAGGGCAGTGAGGAAAGACGTATCACCTACGCTGACACCCAGGCGCGTCCGGTTCCGGTGGTCACCAGCCCGGAGTGGTCCGGCAGCGAGACCGGTGGCCGTCGCTACGCCCCGTTCACAATCAACATTGAGCACCTTAAGCCGTTCCACACGTTGACCGGACGCATGCACTTCTACCTCGCCCATGACTGGATTGAGGAGCTTGGCGAACAGCTGCCCGTCTATCGGCCGCCGCTGGATATGGCGCGGCTATACGATCAGCCCCAGCTGGGGCCAAGCGATGATGGCATCGGGCTCACGGTGCGATACCTGACGCCGCATTCGAAGTGGTCGTTCCACTCCACCTACCAGGACAACCTGTACATGCTGTCGTTGTCTCGCGGCGGCCCGACAATGTGGATGAGCCCTTCGGATGCGGCGAAAATCAAAGTGCGTGATAACGATTGGGTTGAGGCGGTCAACGCCAACGGCATCTATGTGTGCCGGGCGGTCATCAGCCACCGCATGCCGGACGGTGTGGTGTTCGTCTACCACGTGGCCGAACGCACCATCGACACGCCGCGCACTGAGACCAACAACAAGCGCGGCGGCAACAACAACGCGTTGACTCGGGTGCGAATTAAGCCCAGCCACCTGGCCGGTGGCTACGGCCAGCATGCGTTCGGGTTCAACTACTTAGGCCCGACTGGCAACCAGCGCGATGAGGTGACCGTGGTGCGTCGTCGCAGCCAGGAGGTGACCTACTGA
- a CDS encoding mannosyltransferase translates to MAVTMAKAPTAVARVGQIDTITNTAAAAPAPLARRLASQLNAVAPLLLALSVAARLAWTYLAPNGANFVDLHVYLGGAAAIDHPGTLYSYVYADQTPDFPLPFTYPPFAAVVFYPLHLLPFGLVAFFWQLATIVALYGAVRISQRLLGVSADTGHRGALLWTAIAIWIEPLRSTFDYGQINVLLMLGVLWAVYTTRSWLSGLLVGVAAGIKLTPAIAGVYFLGARRIRAAALSAAVFGATVAGSALVVGDQARYYFTELLGDAHRVGPIATSFNQSWRGGLSRILGHDAGLGLLVLAAIAVTAVVAVGAWRALDQPDRLGKLLVVELFGLLLSPISWTHHWVWLVPLMIWLIHGPLGKRPGARIVGWGWLALSLVGVPWLLSFAQPTIWQLGRPWYLAWGGLVYIVAALATLSWIAVIGKRPAAVALVPGASNSR, encoded by the coding sequence GTGGCAGTGACCATGGCAAAAGCCCCCACTGCGGTCGCTAGAGTCGGGCAGATAGACACCATCACCAACACCGCAGCCGCCGCGCCGGCACCCCTCGCCCGACGGCTGGCGAGCCAGTTGAATGCTGTCGCGCCGTTGTTGTTGGCCCTGAGCGTCGCGGCGCGACTGGCCTGGACCTACCTGGCGCCCAACGGTGCAAACTTTGTCGACCTGCACGTTTACCTGGGCGGCGCGGCCGCCATCGACCATCCCGGCACCCTGTACAGCTACGTGTACGCCGACCAGACGCCGGACTTCCCACTCCCGTTTACCTATCCGCCGTTTGCAGCGGTCGTCTTCTACCCGCTGCATCTATTGCCGTTTGGTCTGGTGGCATTTTTTTGGCAGCTTGCCACGATCGTCGCGTTGTATGGCGCGGTTCGGATCAGTCAGCGCTTACTGGGGGTTTCTGCCGATACCGGTCACCGCGGTGCGCTGTTGTGGACGGCGATTGCCATCTGGATCGAGCCGCTGCGCAGCACCTTCGACTATGGGCAGATCAATGTGCTGCTGATGCTGGGGGTGCTGTGGGCGGTTTACACCACGCGTAGCTGGCTATCGGGACTGCTGGTCGGCGTGGCGGCCGGAATCAAGTTGACGCCGGCGATCGCGGGTGTCTATTTCCTCGGCGCTCGACGCATTCGCGCCGCCGCGTTGTCGGCGGCCGTGTTTGGTGCCACCGTTGCGGGGTCGGCTCTCGTCGTTGGCGATCAGGCCCGCTACTACTTCACGGAGCTGCTGGGTGACGCGCACCGAGTTGGTCCCATCGCGACCTCGTTCAATCAATCGTGGCGTGGCGGCCTCTCACGGATCCTGGGCCATGACGCCGGCTTGGGACTGTTGGTCCTCGCCGCGATTGCCGTCACGGCGGTAGTGGCGGTTGGTGCCTGGCGAGCGCTCGATCAGCCCGACCGGCTGGGCAAGCTGCTGGTGGTCGAGTTGTTCGGGCTGCTGCTTTCGCCGATTTCTTGGACTCATCACTGGGTGTGGCTGGTGCCGCTGATGATTTGGCTGATTCACGGGCCACTGGGCAAGCGCCCCGGTGCGCGGATTGTGGGTTGGGGTTGGTTGGCGCTGAGCCTGGTCGGCGTGCCGTGGCTGCTCAGCTTTGCCCAACCGACCATCTGGCAACTGGGCCGACCGTGGTACCTGGCCTGGGGCGGGCTGGTCTATATCGTGGCGGCGCTGGCGACCTTGAGCTGGATTGCTGTCATCGGGAAACGCCCCGCTGCGGTAGCCCTGGTGCCGGGCGCCTCGAATTCGCGATAG
- a CDS encoding methyltransferase, producing MTSAAAASSASSAKVDNPFFARVWPIAAAHEATAVRVLRRENLIGLSGRVLEVGAGIGTNFAFYPAAVEQVIALEPEPRLAARARAAAAGAPVRVVVIGTMVEEFSGKQPFDAVVCSLVLCSVRDPDGVLHRLRLLLRPGGQLRYLEHVASPGAWGRLQRFADATFWPRLLGNCHTHRDTERSIVNAGFEVDTSRREWTLPVWVPLPVSELVLGRAHRP from the coding sequence ATGACGTCGGCTGCGGCGGCTTCGTCGGCTTCGTCGGCAAAGGTCGACAACCCCTTCTTCGCCCGCGTCTGGCCTATCGCCGCGGCCCACGAAGCCACCGCGGTACGGGTCCTTCGCCGGGAGAACCTGATTGGCTTGTCAGGCCGGGTGCTAGAAGTCGGTGCGGGTATAGGCACAAACTTTGCTTTCTACCCGGCGGCCGTCGAACAGGTCATCGCCCTCGAGCCCGAGCCGCGCCTGGCCGCCCGCGCCCGCGCTGCGGCCGCTGGTGCGCCGGTTCGGGTTGTCGTGATCGGCACGATGGTGGAGGAATTCAGCGGCAAGCAGCCGTTTGACGCGGTGGTGTGCTCGCTCGTGCTCTGCTCGGTTCGCGACCCCGACGGGGTGCTGCACCGGCTGCGTTTGTTGCTTCGGCCGGGCGGGCAGCTGCGCTATCTCGAACATGTGGCCAGCCCCGGCGCCTGGGGCCGGTTGCAACGGTTTGCCGACGCGACGTTCTGGCCGAGGCTGCTGGGGAACTGTCACACCCATCGCGACACCGAGCGCTCGATCGTTAACGCCGGGTTCGAGGTGGACACTTCGCGGCGGGAGTGGACGTTGCCGGTCTGGGTGCCCCTGCCGGTGTCGGAGTTAGTGCTGGGCCGGGCGCATAGGCCTTAG